Proteins encoded by one window of Bacillus sp. DTU_2020_1000418_1_SI_GHA_SEK_038:
- a CDS encoding GntR family transcriptional regulator — protein MSIKSDNRHLYLQVIDRLKQDIEDGRYKEKEKLPSEFDLAKQLGVSRATLREALRILEEENVIIRRHGVGTFVNAKPLFTSGIEQLNSVTDMILNAGMKPGTIFLSSSTIGPTEEDIRRFSCSEEEEIAVIERVRTANGEPVVYCIDKIPVSILTDTFTHEQESLLSLLEKRANRKITYAITQIIPLGYHEKVSPILECDPETALLVLKQMHFDEADEPILYSVNYFRADKFSFHVLRKRL, from the coding sequence ATGTCCATAAAGTCAGATAACCGGCATTTATATTTACAAGTGATTGATCGCTTAAAGCAAGACATTGAAGATGGAAGATACAAAGAAAAAGAGAAGCTTCCGTCTGAATTTGATCTCGCAAAACAACTTGGCGTCAGTAGAGCAACTCTTCGTGAAGCGCTTCGTATTCTGGAAGAAGAAAACGTTATCATTCGCAGGCATGGGGTTGGGACCTTTGTAAATGCAAAGCCGTTGTTCACATCGGGAATCGAACAATTAAATAGTGTTACTGACATGATATTGAATGCAGGAATGAAGCCGGGAACCATTTTCTTAAGCTCATCTACAATTGGACCGACTGAAGAAGATATTCGCCGCTTTTCATGTTCTGAGGAAGAGGAAATAGCTGTGATTGAGAGGGTAAGAACCGCTAACGGTGAACCTGTGGTGTATTGTATTGATAAAATTCCAGTTTCAATTCTCACTGATACATTCACTCATGAGCAGGAATCATTATTGAGTTTACTGGAAAAAAGAGCAAATCGAAAAATTACATATGCAATCACCCAAATTATACCGCTCGGTTATCATGAAAAAGTTTCCCCGATCCTAGAGTGTGATCCTGAAACTGCTTTGCTCGTTTTGAAGCAAATGCATTTTGATGAAGCGGATGAACCCATTCTTTATTCAGTCAATTATTTTAGAGCGGATAAGTTTAGCTTCCATGTTCTTAGGAAAAGGTTATAG
- a CDS encoding BMP family protein: protein MKKRKFGLALSLVLAAGTILGACGKSDEKDGDTAKTENNESAFSVAMVTDVGGVDDKSFNQSAWEGLKEFGKNHGLEKGKGGFDYLQSKSDADYSTNLNKLSREGFNLVFGVGFLMVEDINKIAEQQKDTHFGIIDGVVEQPNVVSVLFKEQEAAFLAGVAAAKATKSNQIGFIGGMEIPVIERFESGFLAGVQSVNPDIKVNVHYTGAFDKAELGKTTAAQMYSSGVDVIFHAAGGTGNGLFTEAKDLKKKDPAREIWAIGVDSDQTLEGVVEIDGKNHNVILTSAMKGVKTAVMDISEKSKAGNFPGGETLIYGLAEEGVNLAPINEEIANKADIEAAVGEWSEKIKSGEITVPGTLDELENFKVQ, encoded by the coding sequence TTGAAAAAGCGAAAATTTGGTTTAGCGCTATCTCTAGTGCTAGCAGCTGGAACAATATTAGGTGCTTGTGGAAAGTCGGATGAAAAAGATGGCGACACAGCTAAAACAGAAAATAATGAAAGTGCTTTCTCTGTTGCCATGGTAACAGATGTTGGTGGGGTAGATGATAAATCATTTAACCAATCAGCTTGGGAAGGTCTTAAGGAGTTTGGAAAGAATCACGGACTCGAAAAAGGGAAAGGCGGATTTGACTATCTGCAATCTAAATCAGATGCTGACTACTCCACTAACTTAAATAAACTTTCTCGTGAAGGGTTTAATTTAGTATTTGGTGTTGGCTTCCTAATGGTAGAAGATATTAATAAAATTGCTGAGCAGCAAAAGGACACTCATTTCGGGATTATTGATGGTGTTGTAGAACAGCCAAACGTTGTAAGTGTACTGTTTAAAGAGCAGGAAGCGGCATTCCTTGCAGGGGTAGCTGCTGCAAAAGCAACCAAATCTAATCAAATTGGCTTTATTGGCGGAATGGAAATTCCAGTAATTGAGCGTTTCGAATCGGGCTTCTTAGCTGGTGTACAATCTGTTAACCCTGATATTAAAGTAAATGTTCACTATACAGGAGCTTTTGATAAGGCTGAACTTGGAAAAACGACTGCTGCACAAATGTATTCTTCAGGTGTTGACGTTATTTTCCACGCTGCAGGCGGTACTGGTAATGGATTATTTACAGAAGCAAAAGATCTTAAGAAGAAAGATCCTGCAAGAGAAATTTGGGCAATTGGTGTTGACTCTGATCAGACTCTAGAAGGTGTCGTTGAAATTGACGGCAAAAATCATAACGTTATCCTTACATCTGCTATGAAAGGTGTAAAAACTGCTGTAATGGATATTTCTGAAAAATCAAAGGCTGGAAACTTCCCTGGCGGTGAAACATTAATATACGGTTTAGCTGAGGAAGGTGTAAATTTAGCGCCAATTAATGAAGAAATCGCTAATAAGGCTGATATTGAAGCCGCTGTAGGTGAATGGTCAGAAAAAATTAAGAGCGGTGAGATTACAGTTCCTGGTACTTTAGATGAGCTTGAAAACTTTAAAGTACAATAA